aaggacattcagagagttgTCCAATAGCcacttgtcttggctgtgttcttagggtgctctggagcaggttactctctgtactttgctccgttaatctttccttcaatcctgactagtaacccagtccctgccgctgaaaaacttcCCGACATCacgatgctgccactaccatgcttcaccatagggatggtgccaggtttcctccagacgtgacgcttggcattcaggccaaagattttaaccttcgtttcatcagaccagagaatctgtttCTCATCATAAATAATGACGAGAGTCTTTAggcaaactcaaagcgggctgtcatgggccttttactggtttagtggcttcagtctggccactctaccgtaaatacctgattggtggagcgctgcagagatggttgtccttctggaaggttctccaatttctacaggaactctggagctctgtcagagtgaccatcgggttcttggtcacctccctgaccaagacccttctcccctgattgctcagtttggccggtggttcagctctaggaagagacttggtggttccaaacttcttccattgaagaattatggaggccagtgtgttcttggggaccttcaatgctgcagaaatgttttggtaccgttcctcagatctgtgcctcgacacaatcctgtctcgaagctctacggacaattccttcgacctcgtggcttggtttttgctctgacatgccctgtcaactgtgggaccttatatagacaggtgtgtgcctttccaaatcatgtccaatcaattgaattgaccacaggtggactccaatcaagctatAGAAACATCtgtaggatgatcaatggaaacaagatgcacctgagctcaatttcgatactcatagcaaaggatctgaatacttatgtaaataaggtatttctgttttactttttttaaaataaatttgcaaacatttctaaaaacctgtttttgctttgtcattatggggtattgtgtgtagattgatgaggacaaacATGCATTTaatccagtttagaataaggctgtaacgtaacaaaaaaatgtaaaagtcaaatggtctgaatacttttcgaatgcactgtatataataatgtagagtTAAATGTAAACCGTGATTGACCACACATTCCaggacagtaggtggcagcatgcACCTTAAACCTTTATTTGCGGGCCGCTATTAAACCATAGAAGAAGTTACGTCATTTGACCGCGCCATCTCCACAAGCAGGCACATTTCAATGACAACCTGCATATGTAACATATATTAATTACAGAATAATAGAGCCACATAACAATGCAACGAGCCGTTTTCGCACACATTGCATTGCATGACTGGACGCATGTTTTCAGTCCTTTGAGGATACGACAATGTTGTTTGAAGCACAGAGGTAGGCACTCAAtgctgtttagctagctacaatgCTAAAAACAAGTCTGCTCAGTGTTCATACATAAATGCTGACCTATGAATATATAATTTGTCAGTGGTCAGTTTCTGTCTTGCTTGCATCCTCATAGCAGCTCAAGTGAGTTTTGCAGCTAGAGCTAGTTGTTAACTAACTTAGCTGGCAATTTCACATTTAGTTTACATGGTGCTTTTGTAAGGTGTGAGACACTTCAGTCGTTATAGCTAACAGTTATGTTGATCTgcagaaaaaaatgtaatgcaGGTGACATGTTCGACTGCAAAGTAAAATAGCTACATATTTTAATACACTTTTTCGTCCTGTTTGAAGCACTACCAGTACAGCTCAATTCTCGGGCATACAGTGTGATACCGCCCCCGCGCGACGAAGCAGAGAAGGCTCTGCTGCACAGTATGTTGCGGGTGGACCACGCAGGGGAATACGGTGCCAACCGCATCTACGCCGGCCAGATGGCAGTGTTGGGAAGGTCACAGACAGGACAGCTTATTCAGGTATAAGTAGTCTGCATTACACATGCACAGATGTAGCTACTTTTCTTACATTCTTGCAGACGACAATAGCCTAActacttgttttgttttttagaTGATTGGCTACCATTCCAGTATCCCCAAAGTTAACTTTATGACAACAATTAAAGTGAATGGATGTAATCATGTTGTCAGTGCTTGGTGACCcacaaaaacaaaatgttgacATTCCAGCATCCTCAATTATATATTCATTTTCACTATGCTTCAAGGAAATGTGGGATCAAGAGAAGAAGCATCTTGCCAAATTCAATGAGATCCTTGCAGAGAACAGAGTTCGCCCAACGTTGCTGTTGCCCCTCTGGAACGTTGCAGGTTTTTTACTTGGTAAGGAACAAGGCTTCACTCCATACAGTCAACAGTTGTCACATATGCCTGACAAATAAACAAAGGGAATGGATGTATATGTCTGTGAGTTCTGTTGCAATGAGACAATAATCCAATACAACAGTATGATACATATGGCACTTGGGGGATAGACCATATTCTGTGGTGTGTCCCCGCAGGAGCGGGCACCGCTCTACTGGGTAAAGAAGGGGCCATGGCCTGTACTGTGGCTGTGGAGGAGAGCATCTCAGAGCACTACAACAGCCAGATCAGAGCCCTCATGGAGGAGGACCCAGACAGATACGTAGAGCTGTTAAAAGTAAGATAATGAACCATCCCTCGTACCATGGgccctggagtttttcctgaccaggaACATCTCTGGGCTCTATCAAGAAAAACTCTGTGCCCCAGCTAGGGCTCTTACTTGGTTTACAGTAGCTTCtatagccacaaagtcagattccacagccaaaAAGTCCAAATGTAGGCTTTTTGGTCtttcatttaaggttaggcataaatttagcagtgtggttagggtaaGTTTTAAAGTCAGATTTCAggaagagaaattgtagaaatgggcgggatttatgactttgtggctataGTAGCTAGTAAGGACCCTCATACTTTCCTGGTCAGGTAAAACCCTACCCCTATAATTGAATAATGCACACTGTACTTTGTCTTGAGTGTTTGTTGTCTTGATTTCTGAGAAGTGAATGTGGCCATTTATTTTCCATACAGTTAATAAAGGAATTCCGAGATGATGAGATGGAACATCATGATACAGGACTGGAGCACGATGCTGAATCTGTAAGCCCTCTTTCCCCCTTTGATCTTTAGGTTTTACTCTATTTAATCCTTTGGTTAAGGTTCTGTTGTTACGCTGTTATTGACAACAGCTATGGCTGGTGGAGTGAACCTTAATTGAGTTCAGTTCTAATAATAATGAATCATAATTTGTTACATTTCTAAAGTGCTTTCCATAGAATCTCAAAGCGCCTCGAGCAAAAATCAAGCAAGCAGTATATCATGATCAGTCAAtaattatgttattgtgttatgttgttgttgttgcatagtGATGTCTCAGTGTTTCCCAGTCTTTTTATGTTGTGGTTTATTGTCCCTGGATCATTATGGGTTTTCCTTTAAATTTATTCCATAAAAACAAGGAATGGATTCCGTCTCATTATCTCCCACTCAAATGCTTTGATTCCTCCAAAACTGGGTCATGGTGGGAAAGATTGCGTGCGGCTTGGGAACACTGTGGTGTTACATTCCTTCACTGTTTCCTGTCAAACATCATGTGCTTTGAACTCTTCTGATAAAGGTTTTCTTGTGTTTTCTTTCTTTTGTTTCAGCTACCCGGATACAAGGTTTTGAAGGG
This sequence is a window from Oncorhynchus mykiss isolate Arlee chromosome 13, USDA_OmykA_1.1, whole genome shotgun sequence. Protein-coding genes within it:
- the coq7 gene encoding ubiquinone biosynthesis protein COQ7 homolog isoform X1 gives rise to the protein MQRAVFAHIALHDWTHVFSPLRIRQCCLKHRALPVQLNSRAYSVIPPPRDEAEKALLHSMLRVDHAGEYGANRIYAGQMAVLGRSQTGQLIQEMWDQEKKHLAKFNEILAENRVRPTLLLPLWNVAGFLLDHILWCVPAGAGTALLGKEGAMACTVAVEESISEHYNSQIRALMEEDPDRYVELLKLIKEFRDDEMEHHDTGLEHDAESLPGYKVLKGAIQLGCTAAIFVSQRL
- the coq7 gene encoding ubiquinone biosynthesis protein COQ7 homolog isoform X2, whose protein sequence is MQRAVFAHIALHDWTHVFSPLRIRQCCLKHRALPVQLNSRAYSVIPPPRDEAEKALLHSMLRVDHAGEYGANRIYAGQMAVLGRSQTGQLIQEMWDQEKKHLAKFNEILAENRVRPTLLLPLWNVAGFLLGAGTALLGKEGAMACTVAVEESISEHYNSQIRALMEEDPDRYVELLKLIKEFRDDEMEHHDTGLEHDAESLPGYKVLKGAIQLGCTAAIFVSQRL
- the coq7 gene encoding Ubiquinone biosynthesis protein COQ7 homolog — protein: MLRVDHAGEYGANRIYAGQMAVLGRSQTGQLIQEMWDQEKKHLAKFNEILAENRVRPTLLLPLWNVAGFLLGAGTALLGKEGAMACTVAVEESISEHYNSQIRALMEEDPDRYVELLKLIKEFRDDEMEHHDTGLEHDAESLPGYKVLKGAIQLGCTAAIFVSQRL